A genomic stretch from Flavobacterium humidisoli includes:
- a CDS encoding response regulator: protein MEKEKQITISIIEDHSGLRVSLQNFLQYSNFKVVLEAANGQLAIESLQMLEVLPDICILDINMPVMDGYQTAKELAERYPGIKILVFSSLDNKRSIREMLSLGVKGYVLKGSAAEKLKTAVIKLHQGEYYFSETISQTAVSYLAENSNLH, encoded by the coding sequence ATGGAAAAAGAAAAACAGATTACTATTAGTATAATTGAGGACCATTCAGGGCTTAGGGTATCCCTTCAAAATTTTTTACAGTACAGTAATTTTAAAGTGGTGCTTGAAGCTGCCAATGGTCAGCTGGCCATAGAGAGTCTGCAGATGCTGGAAGTACTGCCGGACATTTGTATTTTGGATATTAACATGCCCGTTATGGATGGCTACCAGACCGCTAAGGAATTGGCAGAGAGATACCCCGGAATCAAGATATTGGTCTTCAGCAGTCTTGACAATAAGAGAAGTATAAGGGAAATGCTTAGTCTGGGAGTCAAGGGATATGTACTTAAAGGATCCGCTGCTGAAAAACTTAAAACAGCTGTAATCAAACTTCATCAAGGGGAATATTATTTTAGTGAGACAATAAGTCAAACTGCCGTAAGCTATTTAGCAGAAAACAGTAATTTGCACTAA
- a CDS encoding DUF3872 domain-containing protein encodes MTAFFNKFSKGFLPVLLAILISSVLLLSCDKDELEIQNDFPFEVTVMPVPAAIANGNTVEIRLTIQPTGNYNNTQYFIRYFQFDGQGTLRYYNEPPYQPNDLYGIPARQFRLYYTSNSTVSQSFEVWISDNFGNEKQLSFEFNSSD; translated from the coding sequence ATGACAGCATTTTTTAATAAGTTCAGTAAAGGATTTCTGCCGGTATTGCTGGCAATCCTGATAAGTTCTGTTCTACTCTTGTCCTGTGATAAGGACGAACTGGAAATACAGAATGACTTCCCTTTTGAGGTAACGGTGATGCCAGTACCTGCAGCCATTGCAAATGGAAATACCGTGGAGATAAGGTTAACAATACAGCCAACGGGTAATTACAACAATACGCAGTATTTCATTCGCTACTTTCAATTCGACGGGCAGGGTACGTTGCGGTATTACAATGAACCACCTTACCAGCCCAATGATTTATATGGGATACCAGCAAGGCAATTCAGGTTGTATTATACTTCAAACTCTACCGTTTCCCAGTCCTTTGAAGTATGGATTTCGGATAATTTTGGAAACGAAAAACAGTTGAGTTTTGAATTTAACAGCAGCGATTAG
- a CDS encoding conjugal transfer protein TraO: MKKYIHTVILVLMSITMAQAQRMLPKQKGLEVNVGILSDDKIGNDYFINIGMTVNGKNGNYKILALEYSRQYYDYNEIRIPQETYTAEGGYSFFLLGDALKNVTLNAAITGVAGYESINRGDDVLYDGAKILSEDNFIYGAGGRLTIETYLSDRLVIILQGKTKVLWGTDLEQFRPSAGLGLRFNF; the protein is encoded by the coding sequence ATGAAAAAATATATCCATACCGTGATACTCGTTTTGATGAGCATCACAATGGCACAGGCGCAACGAATGCTGCCTAAGCAAAAAGGACTGGAGGTAAATGTCGGAATTTTGTCCGATGATAAAATCGGCAATGATTACTTTATCAATATCGGAATGACCGTTAACGGAAAAAACGGTAATTATAAGATTTTGGCGTTGGAATATTCACGCCAATACTACGACTATAACGAAATCCGCATACCCCAGGAAACCTACACTGCTGAGGGTGGTTATAGTTTTTTCCTTCTTGGTGATGCCCTGAAGAACGTTACGCTTAATGCAGCCATAACAGGTGTAGCCGGCTACGAAAGTATCAACCGGGGCGATGATGTATTATATGATGGGGCGAAAATACTAAGCGAGGATAATTTTATCTACGGAGCTGGTGGGCGTTTGACTATTGAAACCTACCTGTCTGACCGATTAGTGATAATCCTTCAAGGCAAAACAAAAGTCCTGTGGGGTACGGATCTGGAGCAGTTCCGACCATCGGCAGGTTTAGGTTTAAGGTTTAATTTTTAA